The DNA region CACAGTGCATTGCTAACAATCAAATTGGTTGTTCAACCAACATTAAAATAGAAAACTATTGCTTGGAAAATACGTTCAGGCTGTAATTATTAGTGTCATACCAATTAGGGTGCTAAAGAGCCGCACAACGACAGCTTTTGCGTCAGTTGCACGGCTCTGAAATTGGCTAGGCTCCGCCCTCTGATGGCGGGGGCATCCAGTCTGGCGCGATATCTTCAAACGAAGTGTAGGGCGACATATACATAAGCTCTGCAACGCCCACCGGGCCGTTGCGCTGCTTGCCGATAATAATTTCGGCAATGCCCTGGGGCGGTCGGTCGGCGGGTTTTTGAAATTTGTATACGTCATCGCGGTATACAAACATGATAACGTCGGCGTCCTGCTCAATAGCGCCAGATTCGCGAAGGTCCGAAAGCATGGGGCGTTTGTCGCTGCGTTCTTCCACCTTGCGGTTAAGCTGCGAAAGCGCAACCACGGGTACGTTCATTTCCTTGGCAAGGCCTTTGAGCGAACGCGATATATCCGAAATTTCCAGTTCGCGCGAATCGGTGCGGCGGCTGGTACGCATGAGCTGCAGGTAGTCCACAACCACCATGCCAAGGCCTTTGTCCGCCTTGAGGCGACGGGCGCGGGCGCGCAGTTCCAACGTGGTGAGCGCCGGGGTGTCGTCAATAAATATGGGCGCACGGGCCACAACGTCCGCCGCGTCATAGAGGCGCTGCCAGTCTTCGTCTGTCAGAAGAGAAGGACGGCGCAATTTGGAAAGATCCACCTTGCCCCAAACTGCCAGCATGCGCTGCATGAGCTGTTCCTTGCTCATTTCGAGCGAAAAAACAGCCACAGGCACGTTCTGGCGCACGGCAGCGTTGATGGCCATGCACATGGAAAATGCCGTCTTGCCCATACTGGGGCGGGCCGCAACAATAATGAGATCTGAGGGTTGCAGACCAGCGGTCAGTTTGTCCAGGCGGGTATAGCCGGTGGTGACGCCTGTAATGACGTCCTTGGCATCGGCCAGCTTGGAAAGTTTGTCAAACACCCGTTCCAGCAGTTCTCGAGTGGGGGTAAAATCCTTGCCCGAGGTGCGCTGCGAAATGGAAAAAACCGCCTGTTCGGATTCGTCCAGCAGTTCGCCAACTTCGCGCGTGGCATCGTAACAGTTGACTATGATGCCGGAGCAGGCGTTGATCAGGCTGCGCTGCAAGGATTTGTCGCGGACTATGGTGGCGTAGTATTCCGCATTGGCGCCAGAAACAACGGCCTGCGCCAGCTCGCCCAGATAGACCGCGCCGCCAGCTTCTTCAAGGGCGTTCATGCTCTTGAGCTGTTCGGCGGTGGCAATAAGGTCGAGGGGGGCCGATTTGCGGTAAAGCTCTAGAAACGCCTTGTAGATGGTGGCGTGTGCGGGCAGATAAAAATCTTCGTCAGTGAGCTGGTCTGCGATGGAGTGCATGAGCTGGGGGCGCATGAAAACGCCGCCGAGCACAGCCTGTTCGGCTTCAACACTGTGGGGGGGCACACGCCGCAGAATGTCGGCCTCGGCCTTTTCCGCGCTGTGCGCGTTTGAAGAGCGAGACTGTCCATCCTTGTTGCGGCCCTGCCCAAAAGGCGAGCCCCCGGCCGCGTGGCCGGGGGCGGAATTGCTATCGTTGCGGGAAACCACGCAAACCCCTACTGGGCTGCCTCGGCTTCTTCAGCGGGAGCAGCAGGTGCGGGTTCTTCTTCGATGGGCTGATGGTCGGAAATGACCTTCACCGGCACCATGGCGATCACGCTGGCGTGCAGGCGCACGCGAACGGGATGTTCACCAAGGGTACGGATGGGGGCATCCATAAGGATGCGGCGGCGGTCAACTTCCACACCAAGGGCGGCAAGAGCGTCGCCGATGATGGTGGTGGTGACGGAGCCGTAAAGCTTGTCGTTGTCGCCCACGTGCATGGGGATAACAACTTCCAGGGCTTCCAGGCGGGCCTGGAGGGCCTGGGCGTCAGCGCGCACGGCATCCATGCGGGCCTGAAGCTTTTTGCGTTCCTGTTCAAAGCTCTTGAGGTTGGAAGGCGAAGCGACCATGGCCAGACCCTGCGGGAGCAGGAAATTGCGGCCATAACCAGCTTTCACTTCAACCACATCGCCAAGGCTGCCGAGATTTTCAACGTCGGCGCGAAGTATCAGTTTCATGTGCGCCTCCTTAAATGGTGCTCTTTTTCTTGACGCCGGAATCGTGCGTCGCGGTGTAGATGAGCAGGGCCATCTGGCGGGCGCGCTTGATTTCGCGGGTCAGCAGGCGCTGGTGATGTGCGCAGGTGCCGGTGATGCGGCGGGCAATGATCTTGCCGCGCTCGGTGATGAAGTCGCGCAGGATGTCGGCGCGCTTGTAATCCAGGGGCAGATCTTTATCTGCGCAGAAGCGGCAGAACTTGCGGCGCGGGGCAAATTTCTTCTTAAAAGCCATGTTAGGCAACCTCCCCGGCCACTTCGTCGGCCAACTTGACGGTCACAAACTTGAAGATGCCGTCGGTGATGCGAATGTTGCGTTCCAGCTCAGCGATAAGCTCAGCAGGAGCCTGGTACACCAGACGCACATAAAAGCCGCGCATCAGTTTGCGAACCGGGTAGGCGAGGTCGCGCATGCCCCAATTGTCCACTTCCACCATGACGCCCTTCTCACGCTCGATGATCGCGGTAAGGGCGGCAATGGTGCCCTCGCGAGTATCGGCGGAAAGCTCCGGGGAAAGGAGCAGCAGGGTTTCAAATTTCCGCATTGGTATTCTCCTTTTGGATTGGCAGCCCACGCCACACGGGGCGCGAGCAAGGAACGAGTCTTATACTTCCGGCAAATGGGCCTGTCAAGCCGAAATTTTCAGAAGGCCGAAAGCCTGCACTGCCAGGGTGATGCCGTGGGTTATGCGTACACGCGTGGGTTCATACCGCCAAAAAGGCAGAGCACTTCGTACGAAATGGTGCCCAGCGCGTCGGCGATGTCCTGCGGCGTCACCGCTTTTTGACCCGCCTCGGCGGGGCCGCCCACAAGCCATGCGGTGTCGCCCACGCGCACGAGCGGCAGATCGCTGACATCGGCCATGATCATGCCCATGCACACCCGGCCAACCTGGGGGGCGCGCCGTCCGTTGATGAGCATGGCGGCACGTGTTGAGAGCGCGCGGTTGAAAGCCGTGGCGTAGCCAATGGCAACAACCGCCACGGTGGCGGGCTTTTGCGCCGTAAACAGCCGACCATACGACACGCTGCGGCCCTCGGCTACCTGACGCACTTCGATAACGGGCGCGCTGACGCTCATGGCCCATTCCAAACCGAGCGCGGCGCCCTTGCCCTCCCACGAGGTCCCCGTAAAGGGATTGCCGCCGTAAAGCGAAATGCCGGGGCGGCATACCTCGAAATGCGCTTCGGGGCGGCCTATGGTGCCAGCCGTATTGCAGAGCGAGCGCTCAATATCCGGAAATGCCGCGCGCAGCGCGTCAGACATGGCGGTAAAGCGCTTGATCTGATCCTGCGAATAGGCTTCCTGTTCCGGCACGTCGGCGCAGGAAAAGTGCGATATGACCATGGCCGGGCAGATGCCCGGGATGTTGCGCAGGCGGTCGATGACCTGAGGCAGTTCTTCCTGCGAAAAGCCAAGGCGGCCCATGCCGGTTTCGCACTTTATGGCAACCCGCAGGGTGCGTCCGGCGTGGCAGTGGGCTGCGGCGCGCTCAAGCTGGTCAAAGTTGCCCACCACCGGGGTCAGTCCCTGCATGACGGCTCCCTGCCATTCCACATCGGTGAGAGCGCCCAGAAGCGGCACAATGGTTTGCCGCAGGCCAGCGTCGCGCAGGGCCATGCCTTCTGATACGGTTCCCACGGCAAAGCGCCGCGCGCCAGCGTCAGACAAAATCCGCGCCACAGGCACAAGGCCGTGGCCGTAGGCATCGGATTTGATGACCGGCATAAGCTTTTCAGCCTTGCCCATACGGCCAAAATTGCGGCGGATGGCGGCCAGATCGATGTGGCACAGCGATGGTGAAAACGTGCAGTCGCTCACAGGGAATTCCCTCATTTGAACTTTGCTGAAGGACATTCTGCGCGGTTTGTCCGCGCACCGCGCATGGCGGCAGCGAAGGGTCGCCGTCCCTTGCGGCCCCCCGGCGCAACGGCCCCGGCCATTGCGCGCAACACCCTTTAATGAAAGGGGGCAAGCTTAACAATATTGCCCCCAAGGCACAACAATTAGCCGTGCGGCATCCTCGCGCATTTGCCGCAAACCATAACTTTTTGAGCCGGAATCTGCGGATATCCGCTCACGATGCGGCGTGCTCCCCCTCTTGCGCAGTGCGGCGCTTGCGGCTACTCTGCGCGGCATGTCCCAATCCGTATTTACCATCGAACACACCGACGGCGCGGCCCGCGCCGGGGTGCTGCGCACGGCTCACGGCACTATCCCCACGCCTATCTTCATGCCCGTGGGAACCGTGGGCTCCGTCAAGGCGCTTGCCCCGGATGATCTGGCCGCCATTGGCGCGCCCATCATTCTGGGCAATACCTATCACCTTTATCTGCGCCCCGGCGATGAGCTTGTGCACAGGCGCGGGGGGCTGCACAAGTTCGCCTCCTGGCCCGGCTCCATCCTGACGGACAGCGGCGGTTTTCAGGTATTCAGCCTGAGTTCGCTGCGCAAGATCCGCGAGGAAGGCGTGGAGTTCCGCTCGCACCTCGACGGCTCAAAGCATCTGTTCACGCCTGAAAAGGTGCTGCAAATCCAGCGTAACCTGAATTCAGACATCATGATGGTGCTTGACGAATGCGTGCCCTTTGGCGCGGATTACGCCTATACGGAAAAATCCCTGGCCCTGACCACGCGCTGGGCCAAGCGCGCCATGGACGCCTATCCGCCCGGTTCGGCGCATAATCTGATGTTTGGCATCACGCAGGGCGGTTTTTACAAAGACCTGCGCGAGCGCTCGGTAAACGAACTGTGCGCTATGGATTTTGACGGCTTTGCCATTGGCGGGCTTTCGGTGGGCGAGCCGAAAGACAAGATGTACGACCTGCTCTACCACACAGCGCCCCTGCTGCCCGGTGAAAAGCCGCGCTACCTCATGGGCGTGGGGACGCCGCTGGACATTGCCACGGGCATCCATGCCGGGGTGGATATGTTCGACTGCGTGCTGCCCACCCGTAATGCGCGTAATGGCACGCTCTACACATCGCTTGGCAAGATCAACATCAAGCGGCGCGAATTTGCCGAGGATGACGGCCCCCTTGACCCCAACTGCCGTTGCTACGCCTGCCGCAATTTTTCGCGAGCCTATCTGCGGCATCTGTACGCCAGTCAGGAATTGCTGTCCTTCCGGCTCAATTCCCTTCACAACCTCACCTATTTTCTCGATCTGGCGCGCAACGCGCGTCAGGCCATCGTGGAAGGGCGCTATATGGATTTTCTGGCGAAAATCACAGCCCTGTATCCCGACGAAGCCGCCCGCGCCGCCGCTGGCTCGTAAGCGCAACAAATATCGTCCATATAAAGGGAAGGAGCTTTATGGTTTCTTCCCTTTTTTGTGGCAAGAATGCGCGTTCCTGTCAGCTGCCCTTCGCCATGTTCATGATCTGTTGCAGCAGTTCTGTAAGGTAAGGGATGTTCATGCTGATGATGCGGGCCAGTATCTTGTAAAGGACGGCTAAAACCAACGATGCGCCAATACTGAACCCCAGCCCTCTGGCAATGCCCGAAAGAAAGTTGAGCCAAAGGATCTTGCCGGTTTTTTGCGACAGGCGGACATATTCCGTGAGGCCTGCGTTGTCGAGGCGTTGCAGCAGGAGTTCGGCATCGGTCTGTCTGGCTTCAGGTCGCTTGTCCATTGATCCCCCTCGTGCGGAGTGCCGCTTGAGGCAGAGTCTATACGGTAAGCTCTCAAATCACAAAAACCCGTGATCCTGCGACCACGGGTTTGAAAATGTGTGTTGTGCTTTGCGGCAGATGCGGGGCATGCCCCAGCAGGGTCGCCCTCTATGCCTGAATGTGCTCAAGCCCGCATTCGCGCTGCTCGCGGCGGCGTACCAGCCAGAAGACAAGCAGCGATCCTGCCAGTTTGCTCAGACTCATGGTAATGACAGACCACGGTGTGGCAATGCCGATCATGCCCAGAAACACGATGCTGTCCAGCGGCGCGCCCACAAGGCTTGAAATGAGAATGCGCTGTGAAAAGGGACGGCGGGTAAAGGTGTATACCGCCCAATCGCCAAGTTCGCCCACGGCAAAGGCTGCGGCGCTGGCCAGCGCGAGCTGCGGGCTGGCCATGAACCAGCTGACCACGCAGCCCACCAGCATGCCCCAGAGTACATGATGCCCCACGCGGCGCTGCGCGTAATCGCGCACCACAAAAATAAAGCCGACGATGAGCGAAAGGGGAGCCCACATATCGCCATTGGGCAACTGAATGAGCGGGGTGACAGAAAAGGCGAAGTTAACGCCCACAATAAGTGCAATATAGGTAAATAGGCTGAACATGGGCGGGAGAGTAGGCATTGGCGCGCCTGTAGTCAAGGGTGGCTGTGGAATGCCCCGCTGTTTGGGACGTGGCAGAAATATAATATGATGGGCTGTCCGGCGACAGGGAAAATGCATGTGTTGCCCCGTGATCGATTTTTGCGCCCGGTTTTGCGGCTACGTCTGTCCCCTGTATCTGTCCGGTTTTGGGCCGGAGGATGGGTCGGGGCAATGCTGCGCGTCTTGACCCCGAAGCGCGGATGTGGGACAGAAAGCCAGTTATAGTATGTTTCTAGAGTAAAGTTTACTCTGACTGTGCCGGGCAGGTGCGCAAACCCACGCCCGCCCGAACGCGGAAGCGCAATTTCTTTGAGATGTTAGCCCGCATAGGGCGGCCTTTGTCGTGCCAATGCGCCCGCGCCCTGCAAAATTGCCAGAAAATTATCCGTCGAAGTTTGCGGCGGTAGAGGCTGGATGTTTCCAGCCGGGAGAAAGAATGTCGGATCAGAACTATCGTTGCGGCTGGGTCGCGCTTATGGGGCCGCCCAACGCGGGCAAATCCACCCTGCTGAACGCTTTGCTCGGCCAGAAGGTGACCATTGTCACCCCCAAGCCGCAGACCACGCGCAATCAGATTGTGGGCATCCTTACGGACGAGAAAGCCCAGGTTATTTTTATGGATACGCCGGGCCTTGCCCAGGTGCGCGGCCGGCTGAGCAAAACCATGCTCCAGGCCGTGTGGCAGAGCCTTGCCCAGGCCGAAGTCATCATGCCCGTGCTTGACGCCCACCTGTACATCCGCCATCCGGAATTTCTGGACCGCGACCTTGAGCCGCTGTCCAGGGCGCTTTCCAACGATGACCGGCCCATGGTCGTGGTGGTCAACAAGGTGGATCTGTTCTCGGACAAAAGCCGCATGCTGCCGCTTTTGACCCGTCTGAGCGAAATGTGGCCCAAGGCGGAAATTTTCCCCACTTCGGCCCTGAACCGGGACGGCCTGCCGGAACTGGCAAAACTTATCCGCTCCAAGCTGCCCGTTGCTCAGGCCCAGTTCCCCGAAGACCAGATTTCCACGGCCCCCATGCGTTTCATGACTGCGGAAATCGTGCGAGAAAAGCTGTTCCTGCATCTGCGCCAGGAAGTGCCTTATTCCGTGGCCGTGGATGTGGAAAACTGGGAGGAAGACGAAGAGCGTGGCCAGACTGTGATCCACGCGGTCATCTACGTGGGGCGGCCCATGCACAAGGCCATGGTTATTGGCCGTGCGGGCGCATCCATCAAGCAGATAGGCATTGAGGCCCGCAAGGAAATTCAGGATCTGGTGGGCGGCAAGGTGCATCTGGAGCTTTGGGTCAAGGTGCGCGAGCACTGGACAGAAGACGCCGCCTTCCTGCGCGAGATGGGCCTGATGGCGGAGTAGTCATGGGCGATACCTTGTTGCTCGAACGCTATGCGCGGGTGCTTGACCGCATTGACGCTGCCTGCGCATCGGCTGGTCGCTCCCGCGAAGGCGTGAGGCTTATTGCCGTTTCAAAGCTGCATCCGGCGGAATCCCTGGCCCAGGTGGCCGCCGCCGGGCAGATTGATTTTGGCGAAAATTACGTTCAGGAGGCCTTGCAGAAAAGGCAAGACCTGAGCGCAGACCCGGCCACAGCAGCTCAGTGCGCCGGGATCCGCTGGCACATGATCGGTCATGTGCAAAGCCGCAAGGCTCCGCTGGTGGCTGGGGCTTTCAATCTTGTGCATACCCTTGATTCCCGCAAGCTTGCGGACGCTTTTGAACGGCGTCTGGCGGAGGGCGGTGCGCGCCAGCCAGTGTTGCTTGAAGTAAATGTTGGTGGCGAATCGCAAAAATCCGGTGTGATGTCTGCAGATTTGCCGGAATTGGCCGATTATGTTCTTGAGCGTTGTCCGCACCTTGAGGTGCAGGGCCTCATGTGTCTGCCCCCGGTTTTTGACGCGGGCGATGCCGCGCGGCCCCATTTTGCAAGACTGCGTGAATTGCGCGATGCCTTGAGCACCCGCCTTGGCCTGCCCCTGCCCGAGCTTTCCATGGGTATGAGCGGCGATTTTGAAGGCGCTGTGGCCGAAGGGGCCACCATGGTGCGCATAGGTACGGATATTTTCGGGCCGCGTCCTGCCAAGGTGTGAACAGCTTTGGCACAAAGTCTGCTATATGCCATGCAGACCTGAATGACTTGAGCGGTTCGCATTCATGACCCCACAATAGCGGTGGAGTACGTATGGCGGCCAAAGAAAAAGAATCAAAGGCCCTGCCGGAAGGGCAGGCTGAAAACCCCAAGAAGGGCTCCAAGGCCAAGCGCATCGTCATTATTTTGGCGATATTGCTTATCACTCTGAGTGGCGCTGGCATTGGGGGCTATTGGTGGTTTTTTATGCGTACGCCGTCTTCGGCAAATTCTGCGCCCGCTGAGGCTGCATCTGCTGATGCCGCAGGCAAGGGCGCGGCGGGCCAGACAGGCGCGGGCGGTTCCGGCGGTGCCAACGGCGGTGCGTCCGGCCATGCCGGGGCAGGCGGTTCTGGCGGCGCTGGAGGCGCGGGTGACGGGCGCATTGAACGGCAGGGCGATCTGCCGCGCAGCAGTGGTCAGGTTTTGCCATTGCCGCCCATAACCGTGAATATTTCCGACCCCTCGGGGCGGCGGTACCTCAAGCTGGGCATGGAGGTCGAGGTCAATGCGGACGTTGCCGCCGCGTTGCAGGCCAACAATCCGCGTATCCGCGATGCCATCATCATGCTGCTGGCGGGCAAGACGTTTAATGATATCTCCACGCCTGACGGCAAGGTGCTGTTGAAGGCGGAAGTGGCCGCGCGGCTGAACCAGATTCTGGGCGCGCAAAGGGTCATACGCGTATATTTTACCGATTTTGTAGTGGAGTAGCGCGGGAAGCTCTGCCTCTGGCAGCTGATTTTTGTGCGGACGCGGTTTCAGATAGAGGCTTTTGGCAGCCATGCCCGGTGCGGGGCGCGCTGTTGCCGCGATGCCGCCCGAATTTCGGGTGAGCATGTTGGAATAGAGAATGAGGTGACGTATGTCGCAGGAAGATCAGGAAGCCTTGGCGGCCCAGTGGGCCGCGCAACTGGAAGATGAAGCCAATGCGGCAGAATCTGCTGCGCCTGCTGCACCCGCTGCGCCTGCTGCTGATGCTGCGCCTGGTGGTGCGGCTGGCAGCGGTTTGGATGAAGAAGCTCTGGCGGCTCAGTGGGCTGAATCGCTGGCCCAGGATGAGGAAGACAAGGGGCCGACCTCCTTTGGCGGCGCTGGTGCAGGGCTTGGCGGTCATGCGGTAGACGCGCATTTTCAGGACATGACGGAAATGGCCCGTCAGCCCAAGGACAACAAGCTCAAGCGGGAACTGGATTTTATTCTGGATATTCCGCTGGATGTGTCCGCCGAACTTGGGCGCACCCGTCTGCTTATCAACGAACTGCTGCAGCTTGGGCAGGGTTCTGTGGTGGAGCTGAACAAGCTGGCTGGCGAACCGCTGGAAGTATTTGTGAACGGTAAGCTGGTGGCGCGCGGCGAAGCCGTGGTCATCAACGAAAAGTTCGGCGTGCGCCTCACCGACATCATCAGCCCCATTGAAAGGGTGAAGCAGCTTGGCTAGCCTGCCCCTACTGCTGGCCGCCGCCGAAGGCGGCCTTTCGGGCAGCGCGGTACGCGGCGTGGTCACTTCTGGCGCGCAAGGATCCGCGCCAGCGGTGCCGCCGGGGCTGGAACAGACCGTGGCTGCCGCTGCCGAGCAGATGCTCCGTGGGCTGGATATGGCCGCGCAGGCCGCGCAAAGCGTGGGCATTGCTACGGAACAGGCCGCTGCCTCGCTGGCGGAACCGGCTTCAACGCTGGGACAGTCGTCCTTTTCTTGGAGTAGCTATATTCAGGCCGTGGGTATTCTGTTTTTGCTGGTGGCCGTGCTGTGGCTGGCCGTATGGCTGGCGCGGCGTTTCGGCAAGTTCAATTTTCTGCCGCGTCCGGGGGCGCTGCCGCGCGATGCCCTGGTCATGGAGGCCCAGCTTCCGCTTGGGCCGCGTAAAGGCTTGATGGTGGTACGCTTTTTGAATAGAAGGTTGCTGCTGGGCGTTACCGACCAGCAGATTACCCTTCTGACAGAGGAGCAGGCACAGCATGAGCCAGAAAACGCCGATTTCAAACAGATCATGGAAGAAGCCCGTCGCGGCGCTGGCGGCAGCTAGCCTCTTCATCCTCCTCATGCCGGTTCTGGCCCTTGCGGCTCAGGATCTGGCCATGCCCACAATGCAGCTCACTCTGGCTGGTGGGGCGCAATCGCCGGAAAAGGTCTCGGTGCTGCTGGAAATTCTTTTCCTGCTCACCGTGCTTTCCGTTGCCCCGGCCATCATGCTCACTGTTACAAGTTTTACCCGCATCATCATTGTTTTCAGCTTTCTGCGGCAGGCCATGGGCGTGCAGCAGTTGCCCCCCACCCAGATTCTTGCCAGCCTTGCCATTTTTATGACGGTGGTCATCATGTATCCCGTGGGCAAGCAGATCAATGATAACGCCCTGCAGCCCTATCTGGCCGAGCAGATCGACTACAAGGTGGCGCTTGACAGGGCGCAGGCCCCTTTGCGCACTTTTATGTTCAAGCATACGCGCGAAAAAGATCTCTCTGTTTTTTATTCCATCAGTAAGATGGAAGCGCCGCGCAGCAAGGAGGAAGTGCCCACCATGCTGCTGGCCGCCGCCTATGTCATCAGCGAGCTTAAAACCGCCTTTACCATCGGCTTTCTCATCTACATTCCTTTTCTGGTGCTGGATATGGTCATCTCCAGCGTGCTGCTTGCCATGGGCATGATGATGCTGCCGCCCATGATGGTGTCCATGCCCTTCAAGTTGCTGCTTTTTGTCATGGTGGACGGCTGGAATCTGCTGGTTGGCTCGTTGGTGAACAGTTTTCTGCTCTGACCGACGCTCTGCGTTCAGCTTTGGCCCGGTTTTTGCCTATGGGTTGGAAAGATTCGCACACCGTCAATTTTCAGGAGTCACCCATGTCCCCAGATTTCGTCATCGGTTTCGGTCGGCAGGCCATTGAACTTTGCTTGATGATGTCCTTGCCCATGCTTGGTGTGGGCCTTGGTGTGGGCGTGGTAGTGAGCATTATTCAGGCGGCAACCCAGATTCAGGAAATGACGCTGACCTTCATCCCCAAGGTCGTGTGCATGTTTCTGGCTCTGCTTATGGCCCTGCCCTGGCTCATGGAGCGCATGATTACCTTTACCCGCGACGTGTTCATCAATATTCCCACCTATATCCGGTAAAGACTGCCTCTCGGGTCGCCCTTATCGGCGCGCACAACCCGCTCCGCCATCCGCGCATTCTTGCGCAGCACTGGCATGGGGCGGGTTTTTTGCGTTCAACGATGGTTTGCCAATTTGCGCAGATGTAACGCTCCAAGGGGGCGCATTATGTTGTTTAGGGTGTTTTGATTCTGATATGAGCAACAGCATAACTGTATTTTGCGCAGTTGGTTTGCTATTTGTGATGTATAAAATCTATCTAATAAATATCTAGAGAAAGTTTAGGGTTGTTTTGTTTGTAATAAAAAAGGAAGTGTGGTTGCACTTCCTTTTTTATGCTGTCAAGAGCTTGTCTGAACTGCGCAAAAAGGGCCTATTGTGTTGGCGTGCTTTTTGCTTTGGGATTTGCTGAGCAGAAATTGCCCTACGATGCAGAATTTTTTGCCTTGTGCGCTGCGGCAAGGCCCAGCAGTACGGCTCCGGCTTGCGCCACGTTGAGCGAGTCAAAGGAGCGGGCAAGCGGAATACGCAGCATGTGCGCGCACCGCTTGGCAACTCCGGGCCGAAGGCCTTTGTCCTCATTGCCCAGAACCAGCACGGCAGGCAACTGCATGGGGTCATCAAAGGCATTGAGGCTTGATGGGCCATCACCGCCTGCGCCGTAAATGGTCAGGCCAGCTTCTTCGGCGCTGTCCAGGGCGTGCCCCAGATTGGTGACGCGGGTCACGGGCAGTTTTTCCAGTGCGCCCGCAGCGGCCCTGCGGGCTGCGGGGCCAAGGTAGGCGCTGTTGTGCTGGGGCAGAATGATGCCCGCACCGCCCAGCGCATAGAGGGTGCGGCAGATTGTGCCCACGTTGCCGGGGTCTTGTACCTGGTCTAGGGCCACAATGAGGGGCAGGGGGGCATCGGCTGCCGCAGTCAGCAGGTCGGCAAGTTCGGTAAAGCCGGTGGCGGCCAGACGGGCCACAACGCCCTGATGGGAAACGCCGTCACGGCCTTGACGCCCCTGGGCAGTTTGACCGCCAGCGCCACGGCACAGGCGGTCAAGAGCCACCTGGTCTACCAGACTGAAGCGCACGTTGTGCTGACGGCAAAGGTTCAGCACTTCCTGCGCATCGGGGCCACGCAGGCCTTTTTTGCAGAAGACGCAGTCGATGCGCTGGGGCTCGCTGGCAAGCAGTTCCAGCACAGGCTTGAGGCCCGGCAGCAGCGGGGCTTGTTCAGTTTCATTATGCATATGCGCCTCCGGGCTGTGTGCATTGGCCGCCGTGCGGCCTGAGTGATGGGAGAGGATTGTGCGGGCAAGAACCCGCTAGAAATATTTATGCGATATGCTGCGCGGTTGCGCACGTGTGTGGGCTTTTGCCAGTCCATGCCGTGGCTTCGCGCACGGGGAAGGAACAGTCAGCCCTTGGCGGCTGTGTACGCATCTTCCCGGCAGATGGCAAGCCGGGGCGGCAAAAGGGGAGGGAACAATGGTTGCAGCATCGAACAGGAACGGATCGGCAATGGCAAGACTGTTTTTTCTGGCTGTTGTCTGCTGTCTGCTGCTTGCCGGGGGCTGCGCCTCACGGCAGGGCAGCGACCCCGGAGGGGGATTGTCGATGTCTGTGCCGGAAGAAGACACCTCACCGCCGCTGACGGCCAGTGAAACCGCCGCTCTCAACACCACCGGGCAGGTGGACAGAAACATCCCCGAAAGCGCAATGGCGGACGTGACGCGCCAGTACAAATACTTTTTGCGCAAGGGCCGCCCCACCATGAGCGCATCATCAAAAAGGGCGGAGCAGTTTCTTGCCTATGCCAAGCGCGTGTTCCGCTCGC from Desulfovibrio sp. UIB00 includes:
- a CDS encoding VUT family protein, which gives rise to MPTLPPMFSLFTYIALIVGVNFAFSVTPLIQLPNGDMWAPLSLIVGFIFVVRDYAQRRVGHHVLWGMLVGCVVSWFMASPQLALASAAAFAVGELGDWAVYTFTRRPFSQRILISSLVGAPLDSIVFLGMIGIATPWSVITMSLSKLAGSLLVFWLVRRREQRECGLEHIQA
- the rplI gene encoding 50S ribosomal protein L9; protein product: MKLILRADVENLGSLGDVVEVKAGYGRNFLLPQGLAMVASPSNLKSFEQERKKLQARMDAVRADAQALQARLEALEVVIPMHVGDNDKLYGSVTTTIIGDALAALGVEVDRRRILMDAPIRTLGEHPVRVRLHASVIAMVPVKVISDHQPIEEEPAPAAPAEEAEAAQ
- the tgt gene encoding tRNA guanosine(34) transglycosylase Tgt; its protein translation is MSQSVFTIEHTDGAARAGVLRTAHGTIPTPIFMPVGTVGSVKALAPDDLAAIGAPIILGNTYHLYLRPGDELVHRRGGLHKFASWPGSILTDSGGFQVFSLSSLRKIREEGVEFRSHLDGSKHLFTPEKVLQIQRNLNSDIMMVLDECVPFGADYAYTEKSLALTTRWAKRAMDAYPPGSAHNLMFGITQGGFYKDLRERSVNELCAMDFDGFAIGGLSVGEPKDKMYDLLYHTAPLLPGEKPRYLMGVGTPLDIATGIHAGVDMFDCVLPTRNARNGTLYTSLGKINIKRREFAEDDGPLDPNCRCYACRNFSRAYLRHLYASQELLSFRLNSLHNLTYFLDLARNARQAIVEGRYMDFLAKITALYPDEAARAAAGS
- a CDS encoding DUF5665 domain-containing protein, with protein sequence MDKRPEARQTDAELLLQRLDNAGLTEYVRLSQKTGKILWLNFLSGIARGLGFSIGASLVLAVLYKILARIISMNIPYLTELLQQIMNMAKGS
- the dnaB gene encoding replicative DNA helicase produces the protein MRRVPPHSVEAEQAVLGGVFMRPQLMHSIADQLTDEDFYLPAHATIYKAFLELYRKSAPLDLIATAEQLKSMNALEEAGGAVYLGELAQAVVSGANAEYYATIVRDKSLQRSLINACSGIIVNCYDATREVGELLDESEQAVFSISQRTSGKDFTPTRELLERVFDKLSKLADAKDVITGVTTGYTRLDKLTAGLQPSDLIIVAARPSMGKTAFSMCMAINAAVRQNVPVAVFSLEMSKEQLMQRMLAVWGKVDLSKLRRPSLLTDEDWQRLYDAADVVARAPIFIDDTPALTTLELRARARRLKADKGLGMVVVDYLQLMRTSRRTDSRELEISDISRSLKGLAKEMNVPVVALSQLNRKVEERSDKRPMLSDLRESGAIEQDADVIMFVYRDDVYKFQKPADRPPQGIAEIIIGKQRNGPVGVAELMYMSPYTSFEDIAPDWMPPPSEGGA
- the rpsF gene encoding 30S ribosomal protein S6, giving the protein MRKFETLLLLSPELSADTREGTIAALTAIIEREKGVMVEVDNWGMRDLAYPVRKLMRGFYVRLVYQAPAELIAELERNIRITDGIFKFVTVKLADEVAGEVA
- the alr gene encoding alanine racemase, with the protein product MREFPVSDCTFSPSLCHIDLAAIRRNFGRMGKAEKLMPVIKSDAYGHGLVPVARILSDAGARRFAVGTVSEGMALRDAGLRQTIVPLLGALTDVEWQGAVMQGLTPVVGNFDQLERAAAHCHAGRTLRVAIKCETGMGRLGFSQEELPQVIDRLRNIPGICPAMVISHFSCADVPEQEAYSQDQIKRFTAMSDALRAAFPDIERSLCNTAGTIGRPEAHFEVCRPGISLYGGNPFTGTSWEGKGAALGLEWAMSVSAPVIEVRQVAEGRSVSYGRLFTAQKPATVAVVAIGYATAFNRALSTRAAMLINGRRAPQVGRVCMGMIMADVSDLPLVRVGDTAWLVGGPAEAGQKAVTPQDIADALGTISYEVLCLFGGMNPRVYA
- the rpsR gene encoding 30S ribosomal protein S18; the encoded protein is MAFKKKFAPRRKFCRFCADKDLPLDYKRADILRDFITERGKIIARRITGTCAHHQRLLTREIKRARQMALLIYTATHDSGVKKKSTI